ACGAGTCGCCGAGGAGCGCGAATCGCGTCGCCCGGACCTGGACGCGCGTCGAGAACCGACCGACGTCGGGATCGCCCACCACCGTGCCCGTCACGACGACGTCCGCACGCTGATCGACCGATTCGGTCAGGGGGGAGCGCTCCATGCCGTCGAGGGCACGCTGCATGGCGGCACCACCGAGGAGAAACGCGACGAGCAGGATCGCTGCGGCGCGCACCCGGGTCGCGGCGTCTCCGCGAGCGACCAGCGCGGCCACTCCCACCACTCCGGCACCCACGAGGGCGTATCCACCGGACCCGGCCCCGAGCCGGTCACCGACGTAGGCGCCGCCCGCCACCCCCACGGCCAGGAGAACCGGATAGAGCTCGAAGCCTTGGTGGTCCGACCCGGTACCGGCGAGTGAGCTGTTGCCGACCCGACCGTGCGCCGCCTCCGCTTCATCTCCGGGTGCGGTGCTCACACCGTGACGCGGTCGCGGAGGTCCTCGAAACGCTTCTCGCCGATCCCGCGTACATCCCGCAGCTCGTTGACCGAGCGGAAGCCCCCACGGGACTCCCGCTCGTCGATGATCGCCTCGGCCAGCACCGGCCCGATTCCCGGCAGCTCCTCGAGGTCGTCGGCATCCGCCTCGTTCAGGTTGACCGGTGCGTCGGGGTCCGCGTCACCGTCACCGCCGGCACCCGGCGTGTCGCCCACCCCGCCACTGACTCCGGATGCCGCCACCGGGTCGGGAGGGTCGCCACGGCGCGCCACCAGGATCCGCTGACCGTCCTCCAGGACGGCTGCCAGGTTGAGCCGATCGAGATCGGCGTCGGCCAGACCGCCGCCCGCGGAGTCGACGGCGTCACCGACCCGCGAACCCGGGGGGACCCGGACCACCCCGGGGCTGGCGACGGCACCGGCGACATGAACCACGATGTCGGCGTCCGGATCGACCGGTACCGCGCCGTCACGACCGTCGCCGCCGGTGTCGTCGGTCGTCGACGCGGGTTCGGCCGTGCCGACCGCCCCGGCGGCTCCGGTCGACGACGGTTGCCCGACGCCGAGTGCCGTCTCGTCGGGCCCGCCGGTTCCCGAGCGGTACCAGAGGAAGCCGGCCACGAGCGCGGCGGCGACGAGTACGGCAATGGCGGCACGGGGATCGGCCCCGAGGTCGCGCAGCCTGTCGCCGATCGTGGGAACGAACGCCGACGGTCCGAATCCGTCGGTCGGCGGGGCCGGATGTCGCCGCGACGGATCGTCGTGGTCATTGCTCTCGGGCATGGTCTCCTCCTGCGCGCGGTGGGCGGGAGGAAGACGGAGGGAAGTACCCGTACGCCGCGCACGCTACCAGCGCACGGGACCTGCGGGAAGGGCCGCGGGGCCTCAGCGACCGGAGAGCTGCCGGGCCTCGACCTCGAGGTGGATCTGCCGGTAGGCCTCGTGGTGCCCCAGGCCGCGTCGGCGCCGGGGACGTGGGCGTGGAGGGCGCGCTCGACGGGACTCAGACGGGGGCTCACCCGCGACCGCTCAACCGACGACGAAGTTCACGAGCCTGCCGGGCACGACGACGACGCGCCGGACCGTCACATCGGCGAGGTGTGCGCCGATTCGTTCGTCGGCGCGCGCGGCGGCTTCGAGCTCGTCGTCGTCGATCCCGGCCGGCACGAACAGCTTCGCCCTGACCTTGCCGTTCACCTGCACCGGCACCTCGATCTTCTCCACGACCAGGAGTGCCGGATCGGCCTCCGGAAACGGCTCGCGGGCCAGCGACCCGGCGCGCCCGGTGCGCTCCCACAGCTCCTCGGCGATGTGGGGTGCCAGCGGCGCGACCATGAGCACCAGCGGGCTCACGACCTCAGACGGCGAGGAGCCGGTGGTGCCGACGACCCGTGCCAGCGCGTTGTTGAGCTCGAAGAGGCGCGCGATGGCCGTGTTGAACTCGAGGTTCTCCATGTCGGTCGTCACGGCGTCGATGGTCCGGTGCAGCACGGCGCGGAGATCGGGATCCGCCGGCTCGTCGGTGACGATCGTCTCCCCGGTGTCCTCGTCGACGACGTTTCGCCACAGCCGCTGGAGGAACCGGTGGACGCCGATGATGTCGGAGGTCTGCCAGGGGCGGCTGGCGTCGAGAGGTCCCGTCGACATCTCGTAGAGGCGGAGCGTGTCGGCGCCGTACTCGGCGTAGATGTCGTCGGGAGCCACGGCGTTGCGCAGACTCTTGCCCATCTTCCCGAACTCACGCGTGACCGGACGGCCCTCGTAGCTGTAGGTCTCGCCGTCGGTGCCGTCGCCGTGCACCTCGACGTCGGCCGCGTCGACGTAGACGCCACGTTCGTCGCGATAGGCGGCGGCCAGGATGTAGCCCTG
This Acidimicrobiia bacterium DNA region includes the following protein-coding sequences:
- a CDS encoding ComEA family DNA-binding protein encodes the protein MPESNDHDDPSRRHPAPPTDGFGPSAFVPTIGDRLRDLGADPRAAIAVLVAAALVAGFLWYRSGTGGPDETALGVGQPSSTGAAGAVGTAEPASTTDDTGGDGRDGAVPVDPDADIVVHVAGAVASPGVVRVPPGSRVGDAVDSAGGGLADADLDRLNLAAVLEDGQRILVARRGDPPDPVAASGVSGGVGDTPGAGGDGDADPDAPVNLNEADADDLEELPGIGPVLAEAIIDERESRGGFRSVNELRDVRGIGEKRFEDLRDRVTV